One window of the Pelmatolapia mariae isolate MD_Pm_ZW linkage group LG15, Pm_UMD_F_2, whole genome shotgun sequence genome contains the following:
- the gpatch2 gene encoding G patch domain-containing protein 2 isoform X2, which produces MFRAANLKTIGKAGTGWHFRRTMDELVHDLVSALEESSEQAARGGFGDGGDHALAVGCLLKRQARKRRGRKRRSDNPHPPWETGHLSEGSESSVEEHKDYRASTGAVSAANSHARDNSDSDEQLGPKRRIPYTADMGRSKRPLWPDDLGVLGSAEGTRSLRRRRKVKRMAVDPPIDPEPPTSTMLGPPPVPKARVGGKPHRLGASEGRGAMEFCGGGMVEPSGNKNRVKKRKLATHRLGVEAADEGVVVESEDPVCSPTDGSKDKMELEEQKGSDEDMSDSETSSVSNSSDGGLYTNDEGRQGDDEQSDWFYEGEPGSGPGPGGACGIAGVVPWWERETGSEELDLADPVFNSILTGSFPLMSPGAQRGFQARLSRLHGNHQVPEAGLQGTSSQGFSERLSRQTQDTHEPWFSSGSRREHGQLHWDTLSDRGHRRTCSVKTASRQTSGHLGSLCTGDIKRRRKAAPLGSTAPSGVVGENAPPIPETNMGNRMLQTMGWSPGMGLGPEGRGITEPIRATQRPKGTGLGFS; this is translated from the exons ATGTTCCGTGCAGCTAATCTAAAAACCATCGGCAAAGCGGGAACTGGCTG GCACTTTCGCCGAACGATGGACGAGCTGGTCCATGACCTGGTGTCAGCGCTGGAGGAGAGCTCAGAGCAAGCTGCCCGTGGTGGTTTTGGTGATGGAGGTGACCATGCACTGGCAGTGGGCTGTCTGCTAAAGAGACAGGCTCGGAAGCGGAGGGGTAGGAAACGACGCTCAGACAACCCACATCCACCGTGGGAGACGGGCCACCTCAGTGAGGGTTCAGAGTCCAGTGTGGAGGAACATAAG GACTACCGTGCCAGTACAGGAGCTGTCTCTGCTGCCAATAGCCATGCCCGTGACAACAGTGACTCAGATGAACAACTTGGCCCCAAACGGCGAATCCCCTACACAGCCGACATGGGGCGAAGTAAACGGCCGCTCTGGCCGGATGACCTAGGTGTCCTGGGCTCAGCAGAGGGGACTCGAAGCCTTAGGCGACGACGTAAGGTCAAACGCATGGCTGTGGACCCACCCATAGATCCAGAACCGCCCACCTCCACTATGCTTGGGCCACCGCCTGTACCCAAAGCCCGTGTTGGTGGCAAGCCACATAGACTGGGTGCAAGTGAGGGAAGAGGTGCCATGGAGTTCTGCGGAGGTGGAATGGTAGAGCCAagtggaaacaaaaacagagtaaaAAAGAGGAAACTGGCGACACACCGGCTGGGAGTGGAAGCTGCCGATGAAGGGGTTGTGGTGGAGAGTGAAGACCCCGTCTGTTCTCCAACAGACGGGTCCAAAGACAAGATGGAGCTGGAGGAGCAAAAGGGCTCGGATGAGGACATGAGTGACAG TGAGACCAGCAGTGTGAGTAACAGCAGTGATGGAGGCCTCTATACAAATGATGAGGGGAGGCAAG GTGACGATGAGCAGAGTGACTGGTTCTACGAGGGTGAGCCGGGCTCCGGTCCGGGGCCCGGGGGTGCTTGTGGGATAGCAGGAGTTGTTCCCTGGTGGGAGAGGGAGACTGGGTCAGAGGAGCTGGATCTAGCTGACCCCGTCTTTAACAGCATTCTCACTGGATCCTTCCCACTCATGAGCCCTGGTGCACAGAGAG GTTTCCAGGCCCGGTTGAGCCGCCTTCATGGCAACCATCAGGTACCTGAGGCAGGGCTGCAGGGAACCTCCAGTCAGGGCTTCAGCGAAAGATTGAGCAGACAAACTCAGGACACCCACGA GCCTTGGTTCAGCTCAGGCTCAAGGAGAGAACACGGACAG TTGCACTGGGACACACTCTCAGACAGAGGGCATCGGAGGACCTGCTCAGTAAAaacagcaagcag ACAGACCAGCGGACACCTCGGCTCACTCTGCACAGGGGATATCAAGCGGAGGCGCAAAGCAGCACCCCTTGGTTCCACTGCACCTTCAG GAGTGGTCGGGGAGAACGCACCTCCGATCCCTGAGACCAACATGGGGAACCGCATGCTGCAAACCATGGGTTGGAGTCCAGGGATGGGCCTGGGTCCTGAGGGAAGAGGCATTACTGAGCCCATCCGGGCCACCCAGAGACCTAAAGGCACGGGTTTGGGTTTCAGCTGA
- the gpatch2 gene encoding G patch domain-containing protein 2 isoform X1: MFRAANLKTIGKAGTGWHFRRTMDELVHDLVSALEESSEQAARGGFGDGGDHALAVGCLLKRQARKRRGRKRRSDNPHPPWETGHLSEGSESSVEEHKDYRASTGAVSAANSHARDNSDSDEQLGPKRRIPYTADMGRSKRPLWPDDLGVLGSAEGTRSLRRRRKVKRMAVDPPIDPEPPTSTMLGPPPVPKARVGGKPHRLGASEGRGAMEFCGGGMVEPSGNKNRVKKRKLATHRLGVEAADEGVVVESEDPVCSPTDGSKDKMELEEQKGSDEDMSDRCETSSVSNSSDGGLYTNDEGRQGDDEQSDWFYEGEPGSGPGPGGACGIAGVVPWWERETGSEELDLADPVFNSILTGSFPLMSPGAQRGFQARLSRLHGNHQVPEAGLQGTSSQGFSERLSRQTQDTHEPWFSSGSRREHGQLHWDTLSDRGHRRTCSVKTASRQTSGHLGSLCTGDIKRRRKAAPLGSTAPSGVVGENAPPIPETNMGNRMLQTMGWSPGMGLGPEGRGITEPIRATQRPKGTGLGFS, translated from the exons ATGTTCCGTGCAGCTAATCTAAAAACCATCGGCAAAGCGGGAACTGGCTG GCACTTTCGCCGAACGATGGACGAGCTGGTCCATGACCTGGTGTCAGCGCTGGAGGAGAGCTCAGAGCAAGCTGCCCGTGGTGGTTTTGGTGATGGAGGTGACCATGCACTGGCAGTGGGCTGTCTGCTAAAGAGACAGGCTCGGAAGCGGAGGGGTAGGAAACGACGCTCAGACAACCCACATCCACCGTGGGAGACGGGCCACCTCAGTGAGGGTTCAGAGTCCAGTGTGGAGGAACATAAG GACTACCGTGCCAGTACAGGAGCTGTCTCTGCTGCCAATAGCCATGCCCGTGACAACAGTGACTCAGATGAACAACTTGGCCCCAAACGGCGAATCCCCTACACAGCCGACATGGGGCGAAGTAAACGGCCGCTCTGGCCGGATGACCTAGGTGTCCTGGGCTCAGCAGAGGGGACTCGAAGCCTTAGGCGACGACGTAAGGTCAAACGCATGGCTGTGGACCCACCCATAGATCCAGAACCGCCCACCTCCACTATGCTTGGGCCACCGCCTGTACCCAAAGCCCGTGTTGGTGGCAAGCCACATAGACTGGGTGCAAGTGAGGGAAGAGGTGCCATGGAGTTCTGCGGAGGTGGAATGGTAGAGCCAagtggaaacaaaaacagagtaaaAAAGAGGAAACTGGCGACACACCGGCTGGGAGTGGAAGCTGCCGATGAAGGGGTTGTGGTGGAGAGTGAAGACCCCGTCTGTTCTCCAACAGACGGGTCCAAAGACAAGATGGAGCTGGAGGAGCAAAAGGGCTCGGATGAGGACATGAGTGACAGGTG TGAGACCAGCAGTGTGAGTAACAGCAGTGATGGAGGCCTCTATACAAATGATGAGGGGAGGCAAG GTGACGATGAGCAGAGTGACTGGTTCTACGAGGGTGAGCCGGGCTCCGGTCCGGGGCCCGGGGGTGCTTGTGGGATAGCAGGAGTTGTTCCCTGGTGGGAGAGGGAGACTGGGTCAGAGGAGCTGGATCTAGCTGACCCCGTCTTTAACAGCATTCTCACTGGATCCTTCCCACTCATGAGCCCTGGTGCACAGAGAG GTTTCCAGGCCCGGTTGAGCCGCCTTCATGGCAACCATCAGGTACCTGAGGCAGGGCTGCAGGGAACCTCCAGTCAGGGCTTCAGCGAAAGATTGAGCAGACAAACTCAGGACACCCACGA GCCTTGGTTCAGCTCAGGCTCAAGGAGAGAACACGGACAG TTGCACTGGGACACACTCTCAGACAGAGGGCATCGGAGGACCTGCTCAGTAAAaacagcaagcag ACAGACCAGCGGACACCTCGGCTCACTCTGCACAGGGGATATCAAGCGGAGGCGCAAAGCAGCACCCCTTGGTTCCACTGCACCTTCAG GAGTGGTCGGGGAGAACGCACCTCCGATCCCTGAGACCAACATGGGGAACCGCATGCTGCAAACCATGGGTTGGAGTCCAGGGATGGGCCTGGGTCCTGAGGGAAGAGGCATTACTGAGCCCATCCGGGCCACCCAGAGACCTAAAGGCACGGGTTTGGGTTTCAGCTGA
- the gpatch2 gene encoding G patch domain-containing protein 2 isoform X3: MDELVHDLVSALEESSEQAARGGFGDGGDHALAVGCLLKRQARKRRGRKRRSDNPHPPWETGHLSEGSESSVEEHKDYRASTGAVSAANSHARDNSDSDEQLGPKRRIPYTADMGRSKRPLWPDDLGVLGSAEGTRSLRRRRKVKRMAVDPPIDPEPPTSTMLGPPPVPKARVGGKPHRLGASEGRGAMEFCGGGMVEPSGNKNRVKKRKLATHRLGVEAADEGVVVESEDPVCSPTDGSKDKMELEEQKGSDEDMSDRCETSSVSNSSDGGLYTNDEGRQGDDEQSDWFYEGEPGSGPGPGGACGIAGVVPWWERETGSEELDLADPVFNSILTGSFPLMSPGAQRGFQARLSRLHGNHQVPEAGLQGTSSQGFSERLSRQTQDTHEPWFSSGSRREHGQLHWDTLSDRGHRRTCSVKTASRQTSGHLGSLCTGDIKRRRKAAPLGSTAPSGVVGENAPPIPETNMGNRMLQTMGWSPGMGLGPEGRGITEPIRATQRPKGTGLGFS, encoded by the exons ATGGACGAGCTGGTCCATGACCTGGTGTCAGCGCTGGAGGAGAGCTCAGAGCAAGCTGCCCGTGGTGGTTTTGGTGATGGAGGTGACCATGCACTGGCAGTGGGCTGTCTGCTAAAGAGACAGGCTCGGAAGCGGAGGGGTAGGAAACGACGCTCAGACAACCCACATCCACCGTGGGAGACGGGCCACCTCAGTGAGGGTTCAGAGTCCAGTGTGGAGGAACATAAG GACTACCGTGCCAGTACAGGAGCTGTCTCTGCTGCCAATAGCCATGCCCGTGACAACAGTGACTCAGATGAACAACTTGGCCCCAAACGGCGAATCCCCTACACAGCCGACATGGGGCGAAGTAAACGGCCGCTCTGGCCGGATGACCTAGGTGTCCTGGGCTCAGCAGAGGGGACTCGAAGCCTTAGGCGACGACGTAAGGTCAAACGCATGGCTGTGGACCCACCCATAGATCCAGAACCGCCCACCTCCACTATGCTTGGGCCACCGCCTGTACCCAAAGCCCGTGTTGGTGGCAAGCCACATAGACTGGGTGCAAGTGAGGGAAGAGGTGCCATGGAGTTCTGCGGAGGTGGAATGGTAGAGCCAagtggaaacaaaaacagagtaaaAAAGAGGAAACTGGCGACACACCGGCTGGGAGTGGAAGCTGCCGATGAAGGGGTTGTGGTGGAGAGTGAAGACCCCGTCTGTTCTCCAACAGACGGGTCCAAAGACAAGATGGAGCTGGAGGAGCAAAAGGGCTCGGATGAGGACATGAGTGACAGGTG TGAGACCAGCAGTGTGAGTAACAGCAGTGATGGAGGCCTCTATACAAATGATGAGGGGAGGCAAG GTGACGATGAGCAGAGTGACTGGTTCTACGAGGGTGAGCCGGGCTCCGGTCCGGGGCCCGGGGGTGCTTGTGGGATAGCAGGAGTTGTTCCCTGGTGGGAGAGGGAGACTGGGTCAGAGGAGCTGGATCTAGCTGACCCCGTCTTTAACAGCATTCTCACTGGATCCTTCCCACTCATGAGCCCTGGTGCACAGAGAG GTTTCCAGGCCCGGTTGAGCCGCCTTCATGGCAACCATCAGGTACCTGAGGCAGGGCTGCAGGGAACCTCCAGTCAGGGCTTCAGCGAAAGATTGAGCAGACAAACTCAGGACACCCACGA GCCTTGGTTCAGCTCAGGCTCAAGGAGAGAACACGGACAG TTGCACTGGGACACACTCTCAGACAGAGGGCATCGGAGGACCTGCTCAGTAAAaacagcaagcag ACAGACCAGCGGACACCTCGGCTCACTCTGCACAGGGGATATCAAGCGGAGGCGCAAAGCAGCACCCCTTGGTTCCACTGCACCTTCAG GAGTGGTCGGGGAGAACGCACCTCCGATCCCTGAGACCAACATGGGGAACCGCATGCTGCAAACCATGGGTTGGAGTCCAGGGATGGGCCTGGGTCCTGAGGGAAGAGGCATTACTGAGCCCATCCGGGCCACCCAGAGACCTAAAGGCACGGGTTTGGGTTTCAGCTGA